In one window of Juglans regia cultivar Chandler chromosome 3, Walnut 2.0, whole genome shotgun sequence DNA:
- the LOC108987489 gene encoding B3 domain-containing protein Os07g0563300-like: MSSASSSSQVCYNSDCKELKSEQPRKGWRLRTGEYAELCDRCASVYEEGRFCETFHLTATGWRCCETCGKQVHCGCIVSIHTFTLLDRGGIECMTCARKSVLWTSNPTWPASLCFNSLLPERLKDLSVKNWSQLAGSGPVPWRQAPSLFNSIIPPPPELQSRIPFEVDISSGINKLNSSERLSTSPLEKKKIDYFSERLMNGSLKLGAREMLENGNAGIKCEENHSSGLSQQSSPLKEEPSTPKFGVTLPHLSPNETNGQTGICGTHLGTTPTSLPKQFHGNLQSGVDLSGEAQVRNGKPRIDARGRNHLLSRYWPRFTNQELQQITGDSNSVITPLFEKMLSASDAGRIGRLVLPKKCAEAYFPPISQPEGLPLKVQDAKGKEWVFQFRFWPNNNSRMYVLEGVTPCIQSMQLQAGDIVTFSRLEPEGKLIMGFRKASTAQSSDQDNETSKTGNGVSTHGDAELADPSSWYKVDKSGYIAKEVLGGKSSISRKRKSSTLRPKSKRLRIENEDLIELKLTWEEAQGLLRPPNCVPSVVVIKGFEFEEYEDAPILGKPTIFATTDVGEKIQWVQCEDCFKWRKLPANALLPSKWTCSDSLDPERSICSAAQELTAEQLEDLLPQCNLAATKKIKAAKQDLDNVEALEGLDTLANLAILGEGEPLPASSQATTKHPRHRPGCSCIVCIQPPSGKGPKHKQSCTCNVCLTVKRRFRTLMLRREKKQSEKEGETTRKKLPQQQQTSPEKVQDDDSLPCSNKGNCSPKQIRGANDVSDDETNRGKCSSPFKGKIDLNIQPEREEELSPGSDSGSMIKLLRDAAERFVMQQRLPSSGASGSASTNQSKPSGDGAGGEKLSSLVALSSNHCDADEDSPATLCIKESGSTPATG, from the exons ATGTCGTCTGCTTCGTCGTCGTCCCAGGTGTGCTACAATTCGGACTGCAAGGAATTGAAATCGGAGCAACCGAGAAAGGGCTGGAGGCTCCGAACTGGAGAGTACGCGGAGCTCTGCGATCGATGCGC TTCTGTTTATGAGGAAGGAAGATTCTGTGAGACTTTCCACTTGACTGCTACTGGTTGGAGGTGTTGTGAGACTTGTGGTAAG CAAGTTCATTGTGGATGTATTGTTTCGATTCACACATTTACATTGTTGGATCGGGGAGGGATTGAATGCATGACGTGTGCAAGGAAAAGTGTCCTTTGG ACGTCAAATCCAACATGGCCAGCATCTTTGTGTTTTAATTCTCTTTTACCTGAGAGACTTAAAGACCTATCTGTCAAAAATTGGAGTCAATTAGCTGGATCAGGTCCTGTACCATGGCGGCAAGCACCCAGTTTGTTCAATTCAATTATACCTCCTCCACCAGAGTTACAGTCAAGGATTCCCTTTGAGGTTGACATATCAAGTGGCATAAACAAACTTAATTCTAGTGAAAGATTATCTACCTCTCCcctggaaaaaaagaaaattgattacTTTTCTGAAAGATTGATGAATGGAAGCCTGAAGCTTGGTGCCCGGGAAATGCTTGAAAATGGGAATGCAG GCATTAAGTGTGAGGAAAACCATAGTTCAGGTTTATCTCAACAGTCTTCCCCTTTAAAGGAGGAGCCATCTACCCCAAAATTTGGTGTGACTTTACCTCATTTGTCTCCAAATGAAACAAATGGTCAAACTGGGATATGTGGAACTCATTTGGGAACAACTCCTACATCTCTGCCAAAGCAGTTTCATGGTAATTTACAGAGTGGAGTTGACTTGTCTGGTGAAGCTCAGGTTCGAAATGGAAAGCCTCGAATAGATGCACGAGGAAGAAATCACTTACTTTCACGGTACTGGCCCCGGTTTACCAATCAAGAGCTTCAACAAATAACTGGAGA TTCAAATTCTGTAATCACTCCTTTGTTTGAGAAAATGTTAAGTGCCAGTGATGCTGGGCGGATTGGTCGTTTAGTGCTTCCAAAAAAATGTGCTGAG GCCTACTTTCCACCAATTTCTCAGCCTGAGGGATTGCCTCTTAAAGTCCAGGATGCAAAAGGCAAGGAGTGGGTTTTTCAGTTCCGTTTCTGGCCCAACAACAATAGCAGAATGTATGTTTTGGAGGGGGTTACTCCTTGCATACAGTCCATGCAATTGCAAGCAGGCGATATAG TAACATTTAGTCGATTAGAGCCAGAAGGTAAATTGATTATGGGATTCAGGAAGGCTTCGACTGCTCAATCTTCTGATCAG GATAACGAAACAAGTAAGACTGGGAATGGAGTTTCTACACATGGAGAT GCTGAATTGGCTGATCCTAGTTCGTGGTATAAAGTTGATAAGTCAGGATACATAGCTAAAGAAGTACTAGGAGGTAAATCATCAATCTCTAGGAAGAGGAAGAGCAGCACCTTGCGTCCAAAGAGCAAGCGCCTAAGAATTGAAAATGAGGACCTGATAGAGCTGAAGCTAACATGGGAAGAAGCTCAAGGATTGCTCCGTCCTCCTAACTGTGTCCCCAGTGTTGTGGTGATTAAAGGCTTTGAATTTGAGGAGTACGAG GATGCACCAATACTTGGGAAGCCAACAATTTTTGCAACCACTGATGTGGG TGAAAAGATTCAGTGGGTTCAATGTGAAGACTGTTTCAAGTGGCGCAAATTGCCTGCCAATGCTTTGCTTCCCTCGAAGTGGACCTGTTCTGACTCATTGGACCCAGAAAG ATCTATCTGTTCAGCAGCCCAAGAATTGACAGCAGAACAGCTTGAAGATCTTCTACCCCAGTGTAATTTAG CTGCTACCAAGAAAATCAAAGCTGCTAAACAGGACCTAGATAATGTTGAAGCTCTCGAGGGACTTGACACTCTTGCAAACCTAGCCATCTTGGGAGAGGGCGAGCCACTTCCAGCATCATCCCAAGCAACGACAAAACACCCCCGGCATAGACCTGGCTGCTCATGCATTGTGTGCATTCAGCCACCTAGTGGGAAGGGCCCAAAACACAAGCAGAGTTGCACCTGTAATGTCTGCCTAACCGTGAAGCGCCGTTTCCGCACATTAATGTTGCGTCGTGAGAAGAAACAATCAGAGAAAGAAGGGGAAACAACACGCAAAAAGCTGCCACAGCAGCAGCAAACGTCGCCTGAGAAAGTTCAGGATGATGATTCCCTGCCATGTAGTAATAAAGGAAATTGTAGTCCGAAGCAGATTAGAGGGGCCAATGATGTTTCTGATGATGAAACTAATAGAGGGAAGTGCTCTTCTCCTTTTAAAGGTAAAATTGACTTGAATATCCAGCCGGAGCGGGAGGAAGAGCTTTCACCTGGTTCTGATTCTGGCAGCATGATAAAGTTGCTACGAGATGCAGCTGAGAGGTTTGTCATGCAGCAGAGATTACCAAGCTCTGGGGCCAGTGGAAGTGCATCCACCAATCAGTCAAAGCCGAGTGGAGATGGAGCTGGGGGAGAAAAACTCAGCAGTCTTGTCGCCCTTAGCAGCAATCATTGCGATGCTGATGAAGACTCTCCTGCAACTCTGTGTATAAAAGAATCTGGATCCACTCCGGCAACTGGGTAG